The Phytoactinopolyspora mesophila nucleotide sequence AGAGCGCTTTGCGCTTCCTGCTGGGCTTGTTCCATCGCTGCCTGCGGCTCTTGCTGACCGTTCAGGACCCGGTTGACGGCGTCCTGCCAGGCGGTCTTGAATTCCGCGTCGGCCGGGTTGGCGGGGAGACTCGTGGTGTGCTCGTTGGCCTCGTACGTGGCCTCGATCGCGGCGTCCCACTTGGCGTCACCGCTGGGCTCCACCAACGCGTCGTAGATCTCCTGGTCGGCCACGGCGTTGCCGGTGAGCAGCCCGGTGAACGGCTTGCCGTCCTCGGCCCGCGCGTCGGCCCGTGCCTGCGCCGCTTTCATCCAGGTTTCGGGGGCTGTCATGGTCTTGATGAACCGGCAGGCCGCCTCCGGGTTGTCGGCGTCGGCCGAGATGGCCCATGCGGAACCGGAGGAGTAGGCGATCGGCTGGCCCTGCCGGTCCTTGGCCGTGGTGAACGCCAGTGGTGCGTCCGGTGAGACGTCGTTGAGCACGTTGACGTACCACTGTTCGAACTGCATGGCGCCCAGCTCGCCGGCGGCGAACTGGTTGCCGTTGCCGAAGAAGTCAGCGGAGTCCCGGACCGCCTTCACGGTGCCGAAGCCACCCTGCAGTTCATAGATGCCGACGGCCCACTCGAGCGCTTCCACGACCTTGGGGTCATCAAGGTGGGCCGTCCTGCCGTCGTCGGAGAGCAGCTGCCCGCCGTTGGCGCGAACCCACAGCGGGAGGAACTCGGGGAGTTTGCTGTCGAAGCCGATGACGGAAAGCCGGCCGCCGTCCTGCTCGTACATCGCCTCGGTGGCCGCCTCGATCGCCTCCCAGTCGGATCCGTCGACGTCGTCCAGCGTCAGACCGGCCTCGTCCAGCAGATCCGCGTTCGCCATGGTGATCTGCACCTGGTTGAACTCGGGGATCGCGTAGAGCTGGCCTTCGAACGTGACCTGCTCGACAGCGGCTTCGCGGTACATCGAGACGTCGATGCCCTCACCGTCGACACACTCGTTGAGCGGCATGATCGCGCCCCTGGAGGCGAACGTTCCGATCTGGTCGCGGTTGGGCCGGATCAGGTCCGGCGGCTCGCCGGTGGCCATCGCGGAGAGAAACTGCTGGATGTCCAGTTCGCCCTCGGCCAGGCTGACGTCTACCGGCTCGATGGCTGCTACGGCGTCGTCGTAGCGGATCTCGGCGATCTCATCACCGAGAGCGAAGCCCATGATCGTCATGTTGCCGCTGAGCTCGGCGTCCGGATCGAATGCAGAGCTGCCTTCAACGGTGCTGTCGTCCGGATTGTCATTGTCGCCGGCGTTGTCGTTCCCGGTACCGCTGGCGCATGCCGCGAGGGTCAAACCTGCGGCCGCCACCAGAACCAACCACCGGACGGGTGCAGGTCTCATGGGCTGTCCTCCATGTCTGGGGAGGCGCCTGGCGTGCGGCGCCCACAATGTGGCAACGATTTCATATGAGAACGTACCCATGCCTGTGACTCGCGTCAATGCATGTACGTAACGAATCTGAAACGGAGTCCGTCTCACACGTGGCGACGGGCCAGCAGGCGTCCCACCGCCAGCCGCGGGGAACTCACCACCGCGACACGTCCCGCATCGGCCACCTCGTCCGCCAGGTGGGCCATCGAAGCCTGCGCCAGCACCACGACGTCGGCCCGCTCCGGCACGGCCCACCGCACGGCCGCCTGGACAACCAGCGCGTCGTGCCGCTGATCGTCTCCGGCCGCGCGCGCCTGGCCGGCCGCGGTGAGAGTCTCGGTCTCGATGCTCATGGCCATCCCTGCCTGCGTGCCACTACGTCTGAGCAGCCGCACCGTCGGGCCGATAGTGCTGTCCACAGTGGCGAGCACGGCGATGCGTCCATTGTCGCCGGCCAGCTCGACGGCGTGGTCGGCCATCGCCTGGTCGATCCGTATCACCGGGGTGCCGCTGTGCGCCGCTGGGATCTCTTCGGTCGCCTCCCCCAGCGACGAGCATGTCACCAGAATGCCCGCGGCCCCTTGCGATCGAAGGTGGGCGACGTGTGAGTCCAGCCGGACCAGGACGTCCGGCGTCACACCGGCGGACATCGCCGCATGAAGCAGCCACGGATCGGTGAGATGAATCAGCTCGACCGCCACGTCGAGCTGGCCGGCAGCGTCGAGGATCAGATCATGAAACACGGGCGCCAGCGCTGGAACGGTGTGCACCAGACCCAGTCGGCGCGCCGGCCCCGTCATGCTTGCCACCAGGGGCGGGCATGCGCGTCGACCACATCGACAAGGTGCCGCAGACGTGGCAATGACCTTTGCTCGAGCTCGACCAGCGGCCGCCCGACAACATCGCTCCACAATGCCCGGCCGGCCAGAAAACCGGAAGCACCGGCCCGGCACGCGGCAGCGACGGCATCCGGGAAACGCTCGAGCTGGACCCCCTGGGAGAGAACCACCCATGGCCCGATGACGGATTCGTCGAGTGCACGGCACTCGTCCTCCAGCTCGGCCAGCTCACCTCGCCCGGCACTCGGGACTTGCGCCTTGTAGAGGCTTGGGCGCAGAGCAGACAGTTCCGCGGCGGCCTCACGGATCGCGGTGTTGAGATCCCAACCGCGCTCGGCCTCCGCAGGCGTCGCGCGCACCACCGGTTCCAGGACGCTGAGCACGCCGTGCTTGCGAGCAAGCTCGATGAAGTCGCGGGCCAGCCGGACACGCTGCTCACGGAGGCTGTCCCGGCGCCAGATCACCAGCAACTTGATCGCCGCGACACCGTCGAATCCGCCCGCGGCAGCCACCGCATCCGGGTCGAGCCGCGTCTCTTCCACCGGCCCGCCAACTGACTGCTCGAGAGCATCGACGGCGAGGATCAGCCCGCACGATCCCGGGAGAACCCCCTGCGTGCGCACAGCGTCGAAGCCGAGCTCCCGGTCGATCAAGAAGCCCGACGCGCACGGCCCGAGTTCCCGGGCAACAGCCAGCTTGAACTCGGTGAGTTCGCTCGTCGACGGGCGATCACCGGTGACCTGCTCGAACATGGCCCGCAAGCTCTCGCGCTGGTCCATGGCGACCATGGCGAGGCCGCCGCGCGGCCGGGCCAGGGTTTCCAGTGACGACGGGTCAGCGACTGGACTTACAGACGCCGCCGGCATCGAGTCCTCGTTCATCGGAGCTCCTTCGCATACGGGTACCTCACTGACAGGCCCCAGGAGGGGATTGTGACAACGATCCCACATTACGGCCTCCCGCTTACCTCTTCCGCCGCCCGGGCGAAGAAGACGCGCTGAGCGGCCTCAGCGCCGTCCGCGTCGCCACCCTCAGGAGAGTGCACCCAGCGCCCTGCGCCACATGCGTAGGGCAAGGCCACAGGCTTTGCCGGCGACCTGAAAGCCAGTAACCCTTGCGCGACTATCTTGCGCGCGACGCCAAACTGGCGTAGGTTCCTCCGAAACGTAGGCGAAACGCTTCGATAATGTGCGTCAAGCGTTCGGCGGTCAGGCGTTCGGCGATGGAGTGTTCGGCATGGCATCGATCCACGACGTAGCGCGGGTATCCGGCGTGTCGATCAGCACCGTCTCTTACGCGCTCAGTGGTAAGCGCCCGGTTTCCGAGGCCACCCGGGCCCGGATCGCCAAGGCCGCGAAAGAACTCGGCTACCAGCCGAATGCCCGCGGACGGATGCTCGCCGGACGCCGAACCCAACTACTCGCCCTGACCGCCCCGCTGCATGCGGAGACGTCGGCGCCAGCTCACATGGCCTTCGTCCTTGCGGTCGTGACAGCCGCGCGCCGATACGACTACGACGTCATCCTGCTCACCGAAGAGGAAGCGACCGGAGGCCTGAGCCGGGTCACCTCGAGCAAGCTCGCGGACGGCATCGTCGTCCTCGATGTCGCCATCGACGACCACCGCGTCGATCTCATCCGTGACCTCGACATCCCTGCCGTGTTGATCGGGGTGCCCGGCAACACGGCAGGCCTCGTCTGCGTCGACCTGGATTTCGAGGCGGCAGCTCGCCTGGCCGTCGACCAACTGGCCGACAACGGACACACCTCACTTGCCCTGCTCGGCGAGCCGCATGCCGTTTACGAGCGTGGCTCGAACTATCCACGACGTTTCCGGGACGCCCTTCTGACCCATGCCGCGGCCCGGAGCGTCGACTGCATCTTCGTCGAGTCGTCCAAGAACCCGGTCGACGTACGCGCTGCCATCGACACCGCACTAGCGGCCGAACCTCGCCCCACCGGCCTGGTGATGCAGTGTGCGGAACCCAGCCAGGTGACCACACTGGAGCATCTCGCTGCCCGGGGCGTACGGATTCCAGCCGAGCTGTCGGTGATCTCGGCCGCTTCCACCTTCGACACATCGCGGTTCACACCGCCGCTTGATGTCATACCGCTGGTCCCGGCAGAGACATCAGACCGCGCCATCGACCTTTTGATGACCACTTTCAGTAAACGGCATGAGCCGGTAGTCGAACTACTCGCGCCGCGCTACTTCGCGAACGGTTCCGTCGGGCCGCCGCCGGCGCGGTCCATTCCTCGCCCCCATACCAACTGAGCCGCAGCAACCTACGGAGAGCCGCATGCTAGTCATCGAAACGTTTCGACGCCCGAGCGTCCGGGTCGTAGCCGCACGGGCGGCCAACAATGCCGGCTGACCCCAGCGGCCAGCGGCTGGCCAGGTGGCACGACCGTCTCGCATTCGGCGGCGACTACAACCCCGAGCAATGGCCGGAAGAGACCTGGCACGAGGACGTCCGGCTGATGCGGGCGGCCGGTGTCAACACCGCCACAGTCGGCGTCTTCTCGTGGTCGATGCTGGAACCGGCCGAGCGTGTCTACGATTTTGGCTGGCTCGACCGGATCATGGACCTGCTCCACGAGAACGGCATCCGTGTCGTCCTTGCCACCCCCACCGCGTCGCCGCCGCCCTGGTTCACCCTCGCGCACCCCGAAGCGCTGCCTGTCACCCCGGCGGGCGTCCGGCTGATTCACGGCAGCCGGGACACCTACAACCCCGCCGCACCCGCGTACCGGGCCGCAGCCCGAAGAATCGCCCGCGCGATGGCCGAACGCTACGCCACCCACCCGGCTCTCGCCATGTGGCACGTCCACAACGAGTACGGCACCGTCTCCTACGGCCCCGTCACCGACGACGCGTTCCGGGCATGGCTCCAGCAGCGCTACGGCAGCCTCGACGTGGTCAACCGGACGTGGAACACCGCCTTCTGGTCACAACGGTACGGCCGGTGGGAAGAGATCTTCGCCCCGCAAGCCACGCAGTACCTGCCCAACCCCGGGCAGGTACTGGACTTCAAACGCTTCAGCGCCGACGTGCTCACCCAATGCCTGGACGACCAGGTGGCGATCCTCCGCGAGACGACGCCGGACATCCCCATCACCACCAACTTCATACTGCCCACCTGGAACAACTATGACCAGTGGGCCTTCGCCCGGCGGATCGACCAGGTGTCGATCGACCATTACCTGGACGAACGCGGCCCGAAGGGTGAAATCCACGTCGCCTTCGGCGCCGACCTGGCCCGCAGCTTCAACGACGGCCGGCCGTGGCTGCTCATGGAGCAGGCCACCAGCCTCATCTACGACTACGCCGGCGGCCGCATGCATGTGAAAGAACCGGGACGGATGCGGCGGAACACACTGCAGTACCTGGCACGCGGCGCGACCGGCTCGCTGTTCTTCCAATGGCGTTCTCCCCAGGTAGGCGCCGAGTTCTTCCACTCGGCGATGGTCCCCCACGCCGGCCCGGACAGCCGGATCTTCCGGGAGATCACCGAACTCGGTGCGGACCTGGCCAAGCTGGCCGAGCTCGCCGAGCCACCTTCCCAGGGCCCGGTCAACGACCACAAGGTGGCGATCTTCTGGCAGGCCGACGCTTGGTGGGCCGCGGAGACCCGGTCGATGCCGTCATCCGACACCGGCTTCCTCGAAGCCGTGCGCCGGGCTCATACCGCCCTCTGGAATCTGGGCATCAACGCCGACGTCGTCGATCCCGACGGCGACCTCAGCCGCTACGACCTCATCCTGATCCCCAGCATGCTGGCCGTCAGCGACGCACAAGCAGCGGCCGCCGGCGCATACGTGCGCGCCGGCGGGCACCTGGTCGTCTGGCACTTCTCAGGCACTACCGACGAGCACCTGTGGGTCCGGCCCGGCGGCTATACAGGTGCCTTCGCGGCCACGCTCGGCATCCGGGTCGAAGAACACGTTCCACTAGCCGCCGAAGACTCCCTGACCTTGGACGACGCGAGCGAGTGCGGTTCCTGGAGCGAGCTCGTCCATCTCACCGGGGCCGAGGCCGTCGCACGATACGACACTGGAGCCCACCCGGTGATTCCAGCCGGGTCGGCGGCCATTACCCGCCACCGTCTGGGCGCCGGCGTAGCTCACTATTTCTCGACCCGGCTGGCCGACGACGCGTTGGAGCGGCACCTCGACAGGATCCGCACCGAGGCCGGCGTCGAGCCGGTCCACAAAGCGGCCGGCCGCGGCGTCGAGGTGCTCCGCCGCCGCGCGGGCAATCGCGACTACCTGTTCTTGTTCAACCACACCTCCGAGCCGATCTCGGCCGTCCTCACCGGCACCGACGTGTTGAAGAGGCAGGAACTGGACGGTCCGGTCACGGTGGCGGCGGGCGAGGCCGTCGTCGTCCGCGAGCCCGGAAGAACGCCCTGACCAGAGCAGGGCCGCCGCGCCCTGCCACGAGCCACCTTCGGGTGGAGCATCAGAAAGGAACATCACGCATGGGACTGAACCTGAAGAGCCGACTCGGAACCGCGCTCGTCCTGTCCGCGGGATCGGCGTTGTTTCTCGCCGCCTGTGGCAGCGACAACTCCGGCGACGACGACTCCGGCACCGCGGCCGATGAGGGCCCCGTCACCATCGAGTTCTGGGGCTGGGTGCCCGGTCTGGAGGAAGCCGTCGAACAGTGGAACGACGAGAACCCGAACATCCAGGTCGACTTCTTCCGGATGACCGGTGACGACGGTGACAAGATTCCCGCCGCGATCGACGCCGGCACCGCTCCCGATGTGGTGCAGATGTCGGTCCATTCGCTCCCAGGCCACATCGTCAACAACCGTCTCAGTGACCTGACCGAGGTGGCAGGCCACTTGGAGGACCACTTCACGCCCAGCGCATGGGGGTCCGTGGTCTTCGACGGCACCCTGTATGCGATTCCGCAGGACTCCGGCCCGACCGGACTGATGTACCGCAAGGACATTTTCGATGAGCACGGCATCGACGTCCCCACAACCTGGGACGAGTTCATCGAAGCCGGCCGTGAACTGAAGGACGCCGATCCCGACATCACCATCGCCCAGTTCTCCCCCAACGAGATCGGCTTCTGGGTTCAGAGCGTGTGGCAGAACGGCGGCAGCTGGAACGGTATCGAGGGCGACGCGTGGACCGTCAATGTCGCCGATCCGGAAAGCCTCGAGGTAGCGGAGGTGTGGCAGACACTGCTCGACGAGGACCTGGTCACCACGGTCGAGATGTGGACGCCGGAGTACTGGGCGGAGATCAACGCGGGCACCATCGCCACCGTGAACTACGCGGCATGGTTCCCGGTGCTGCTCGAAGACAGCGCCGAGTCGACCGCCGGCAACTGGGCGGTCGCGCCGAGTCCCACCTTCGAAGGGTCGGACGCCGCCGGTGACACCGGCGGCAGCGTGAACGTCATCCCGACGGGCACCGAACACGTCGAGCAGGCGGCCGCCTTCGTCGAGTGGCTGAACACGAGTGAGGACGGCCTGGAGCACCTGATCAACGGCGGCATCTTCCCATCCGCGGTGGCAGGTCTCGAGCACGAGAACCTGCTGACCGAAGAAGAGTTCTTCGGTGGTCAGGTCATCAACGAGGTCTTCGCCGAAGCCGCGCTCACAGTCCCCGCCACCTGGGTCGACGGCCCCACATACGATCTCATCCAGGACGCCTTCAGGGACGAGTTCGCGCAGGTGGCGAACGGACGCAAGACATTCGCCGAAGCTCTGGAGGACCTCCACGCGCGGACCGTCGCAGACCTCACGGACATGGGTCTGAGCGTTCACGAATGAGCATCAGCACCTCCACGACCCCGGCCGGATCCCGCCGCGCATGGCGCAGCGGGGTCCGCTGGGCGCCGTACGTGTTTCTCGCGCCGTTCGTGACGTTGTTCCTGGTGTTCCTCGTCGCCCCGATCGTCACTGCGCTGTACACCAGCTTCTTCTCGGTGGAGCGAAGCGGCCTGGGATTCGGCAACGCGAACGAAAGTGTCTTCGTCGGCTTCGACAATTATGTCCGGGCCTTCTCCCACACCGGATTCATCACCAGTTTCGGCCGGGTGCTGCTCTTCGGGATCGTTCAGGTCCCGGTCATGTTGACGCTGGCGATCGCGTTGGCGCTGCTCTTCGACTCCGCCACGGTGCGCTGGAAGCGGTTCTTTCAGCTGAGTGTGTTCATTCCGTACGCGGTGCCGGCGGTCGTCGCCACACTGCTCTGGGGGTTTCTCTATCAGCCCCGGGTGAGCCCGATCGTGGAGCTGCTCCAGTCGATCGGGGTGAGCGTCGATTTCCTCGCGCCGGGCACGGTGCTGTGGGCGATCGCCAACGTCAGCATCTGGTCAGTGACCGGCGTCAACATGATCATCATCTTCGCCGCTCTCCAGACAGTGCAACGCGATGTGTACGAGGCGGCCCGGATCGACGGTGCGAGTGAGCTCCGGATGGCGCTGCAGATCAAACTGCCGATGGTGCTCCCAGCGGTGTTCCTGACCACGCTGTTCTCCATCATCGGAACGCTGCAGCTCTTCAACGAGCCGATGACGCTCCGGTCGGTGACATCGAACGTCACCGGCGATTACACCCCGAACATGGCCGTCTTCTCCGCCACCACCCTGGGTGGAAACCTCAACCTCGGCTCCGCCATGGCGATCATCCTCGGACTGGTGACCTTCGCGCTGTCGATCATCGTCTCGGTGGCCTCGAACCGCAGGAAGGGGGCCGCAGCGTGAGTCACACGACAACATCCACCTCGCGTCCGGCCGGGCATCTGTCCGGCGCGCGCGGAGCGCGGCTGCGCCAAGCCCGGCCGAAGGTCCACCCGCAGGGCGAGCGGCCCAGCCGGCGCGCCCGGCTACTCGGATGGATCTTCATGATCGCCGTCGGGCTCTATTTCCTGGCGCCGGTGTACTGGCTGATCGTCGCATCGACGAAATCCACGGGTGACTTGTTCTCCACGCCAGGGTTTCTGTTCGCCGAGTTCAACCTCTGGCAGAACCTGGTCGAGCTGAGTCAGCGCGAGAACGGCATCTTCTGGCGATGGATGTTCAACTCGCTGATCTACTCCGGTCTCGGCAGCGTGCTGATGACGTTCATCAGCGTCATTTCCGGATACGCACTGGCGATGTACCGGTTCCGGGGCCGTAACGTCGTACTCGCCGCGGTGATCGGCAGCATGCTCG carries:
- a CDS encoding extracellular solute-binding protein, with protein sequence MRPAPVRWLVLVAAAGLTLAACASGTGNDNAGDNDNPDDSTVEGSSAFDPDAELSGNMTIMGFALGDEIAEIRYDDAVAAIEPVDVSLAEGELDIQQFLSAMATGEPPDLIRPNRDQIGTFASRGAIMPLNECVDGEGIDVSMYREAAVEQVTFEGQLYAIPEFNQVQITMANADLLDEAGLTLDDVDGSDWEAIEAATEAMYEQDGGRLSVIGFDSKLPEFLPLWVRANGGQLLSDDGRTAHLDDPKVVEALEWAVGIYELQGGFGTVKAVRDSADFFGNGNQFAAGELGAMQFEQWYVNVLNDVSPDAPLAFTTAKDRQGQPIAYSSGSAWAISADADNPEAACRFIKTMTAPETWMKAAQARADARAEDGKPFTGLLTGNAVADQEIYDALVEPSGDAKWDAAIEATYEANEHTTSLPANPADAEFKTAWQDAVNRVLNGQQEPQAAMEQAQQEAQSALDEAWAAWDED
- a CDS encoding aspartate/glutamate racemase family protein — translated: MTGPARRLGLVHTVPALAPVFHDLILDAAGQLDVAVELIHLTDPWLLHAAMSAGVTPDVLVRLDSHVAHLRSQGAAGILVTCSSLGEATEEIPAAHSGTPVIRIDQAMADHAVELAGDNGRIAVLATVDSTIGPTVRLLRRSGTQAGMAMSIETETLTAAGQARAAGDDQRHDALVVQAAVRWAVPERADVVVLAQASMAHLADEVADAGRVAVVSSPRLAVGRLLARRHV
- a CDS encoding LacI family DNA-binding transcriptional regulator, coding for MASIHDVARVSGVSISTVSYALSGKRPVSEATRARIAKAAKELGYQPNARGRMLAGRRTQLLALTAPLHAETSAPAHMAFVLAVVTAARRYDYDVILLTEEEATGGLSRVTSSKLADGIVVLDVAIDDHRVDLIRDLDIPAVLIGVPGNTAGLVCVDLDFEAAARLAVDQLADNGHTSLALLGEPHAVYERGSNYPRRFRDALLTHAAARSVDCIFVESSKNPVDVRAAIDTALAAEPRPTGLVMQCAEPSQVTTLEHLAARGVRIPAELSVISAASTFDTSRFTPPLDVIPLVPAETSDRAIDLLMTTFSKRHEPVVELLAPRYFANGSVGPPPARSIPRPHTN
- a CDS encoding beta-galactosidase; its protein translation is MPADPSGQRLARWHDRLAFGGDYNPEQWPEETWHEDVRLMRAAGVNTATVGVFSWSMLEPAERVYDFGWLDRIMDLLHENGIRVVLATPTASPPPWFTLAHPEALPVTPAGVRLIHGSRDTYNPAAPAYRAAARRIARAMAERYATHPALAMWHVHNEYGTVSYGPVTDDAFRAWLQQRYGSLDVVNRTWNTAFWSQRYGRWEEIFAPQATQYLPNPGQVLDFKRFSADVLTQCLDDQVAILRETTPDIPITTNFILPTWNNYDQWAFARRIDQVSIDHYLDERGPKGEIHVAFGADLARSFNDGRPWLLMEQATSLIYDYAGGRMHVKEPGRMRRNTLQYLARGATGSLFFQWRSPQVGAEFFHSAMVPHAGPDSRIFREITELGADLAKLAELAEPPSQGPVNDHKVAIFWQADAWWAAETRSMPSSDTGFLEAVRRAHTALWNLGINADVVDPDGDLSRYDLILIPSMLAVSDAQAAAAGAYVRAGGHLVVWHFSGTTDEHLWVRPGGYTGAFAATLGIRVEEHVPLAAEDSLTLDDASECGSWSELVHLTGAEAVARYDTGAHPVIPAGSAAITRHRLGAGVAHYFSTRLADDALERHLDRIRTEAGVEPVHKAAGRGVEVLRRRAGNRDYLFLFNHTSEPISAVLTGTDVLKRQELDGPVTVAAGEAVVVREPGRTP
- a CDS encoding ABC transporter substrate-binding protein — translated: MGLNLKSRLGTALVLSAGSALFLAACGSDNSGDDDSGTAADEGPVTIEFWGWVPGLEEAVEQWNDENPNIQVDFFRMTGDDGDKIPAAIDAGTAPDVVQMSVHSLPGHIVNNRLSDLTEVAGHLEDHFTPSAWGSVVFDGTLYAIPQDSGPTGLMYRKDIFDEHGIDVPTTWDEFIEAGRELKDADPDITIAQFSPNEIGFWVQSVWQNGGSWNGIEGDAWTVNVADPESLEVAEVWQTLLDEDLVTTVEMWTPEYWAEINAGTIATVNYAAWFPVLLEDSAESTAGNWAVAPSPTFEGSDAAGDTGGSVNVIPTGTEHVEQAAAFVEWLNTSEDGLEHLINGGIFPSAVAGLEHENLLTEEEFFGGQVINEVFAEAALTVPATWVDGPTYDLIQDAFRDEFAQVANGRKTFAEALEDLHARTVADLTDMGLSVHE
- a CDS encoding carbohydrate ABC transporter permease gives rise to the protein MSISTSTTPAGSRRAWRSGVRWAPYVFLAPFVTLFLVFLVAPIVTALYTSFFSVERSGLGFGNANESVFVGFDNYVRAFSHTGFITSFGRVLLFGIVQVPVMLTLAIALALLFDSATVRWKRFFQLSVFIPYAVPAVVATLLWGFLYQPRVSPIVELLQSIGVSVDFLAPGTVLWAIANVSIWSVTGVNMIIIFAALQTVQRDVYEAARIDGASELRMALQIKLPMVLPAVFLTTLFSIIGTLQLFNEPMTLRSVTSNVTGDYTPNMAVFSATTLGGNLNLGSAMAIILGLVTFALSIIVSVASNRRKGAAA